A portion of the Pithys albifrons albifrons isolate INPA30051 chromosome 1, PitAlb_v1, whole genome shotgun sequence genome contains these proteins:
- the GATD3 gene encoding glutamine amidotransferase-like class 1 domain-containing protein 3, mitochondrial, with protein sequence MLPSRGPALCTALLRAAGPAGLASLHCSARRGHPARVAVVLSGCGVYDGTEIHEASAVLVHLSRGGAEVHMYAPDVPQMHVIDHSKGQPAEAESRNVLVESARIARGKIASLAKLTTADHDAVIFPGGFGAAKNLSTFAVDGKDCKVNREVERVLKDFHKAGKPIGLCCISPVLAAKVLSGAEVTVGHEEEEGGKWPYAGTAGAIKELGAKHCVKEVTEAHVDTKNKVVTTPAFMCETELHNIFDGIGAMVKNVLKLTGK encoded by the exons ATGCTGCCCTCCCGCGGCCCGGCCCTGTGCACGGCGCTGCTCCGGGCAGCGGGACCCGCCGGCCTGgcctccctgcactgctccgCCCGGCGCGGCCACCCCGCCCGCGTCGCTGTG GTCCTGTCTGGCTGTGGCGTCTACGATGGCACAGAAATCCATGAGGCATCAGC TGTGCTGGTGCACCTTAGTCGTGGGGGAGCTGAGGTTCACATGTATGCTCCAGATGTTCCTCAGATGCACGTCATTGACCACAGTAAAGGCCAACCAGCTGAAGCTGAATCAAG GAATGTTTTAGTGGAATCTGCAAGAATAGCTCGTGGTAAAATTGCAAGTCTGGCTAAGCTGACCACAGCAGACCATGATGCTGTGATATTCCCGGGTGGATTCGGAGCTGCCAAAAACTT ATCTACCTTTGCTGTTGATGGGAAAGATTGCAAGGTGAACAGAGAAGTTGAACGAGTGTTGAAAGACTTCCACAAAGCAGGCAAACCTATTGG TCTATGCTGCATTTCCCCAGTGTTGGCAGCAAAGGTTCTCTCTGGTGCTGAAGTAACTGTGGGCCACGAAGAAGAGGAAGGTGGCAAGTGGCCTTATGCTGGGACTGCAGGAGCCATCAAAGAGCTGGGAGCAAAGCACTGTGTGAAAGAAGTAACT GAAGCTCATGTGGATACAAAAAACAAGGTGGTGACTACTCCAGCATTTATGTGTGAAACAGAATTACACAATATCTTCGATGGCATTGGGGCAATGGTAAAGAATGTGCTGAAACTAACTGGCAAATAA
- the PWP2 gene encoding periodic tryptophan protein 2 homolog: MRFAYRFSGLLGTVYRRGNLSFTPDGNSLLSPVGNRVSLFDLKNNKCETLPLATRLNIVCVGLSPDGSLAILIDEEGAALLVSLIGKCAIHQFYFHKPVHSVSFSPDGKKFVITKDNLAYLYHAPGKKREFNAFVLDKTYYGPYDETTCIDWTDDSKCFAVGSKDMSTWVFGAERWENLIYYSLGGHKDIIVACFFEENSLDLYTISQDAALCVWQCDTELDGLKPMPPKDAAKEESAGENDEELLEEPKGEEIHGKDHPDEQETRGKVKYSRVAKYFFNKEGDFNNLTSAAYHKKTHLLVTGFASGVFHLHELPDFNLIHSLSISDQRIASISINCTGDWIAFGCSGLGQLLVWEWQSESYVLKQQGHFNSMVSVAYSPDGQYIVTGGEDGKVKVWNTSSSFCFVTFTEHTSGVTAVTFTSTGYVILSASLDGTVRAFDLHRYRNFRTFTSPRPSQFSCLAVDSSGEIVSAGSQDSFEIFIWSMQSGRLLDVLAGHEGPISSLSFNPTKCLLASASWDKTVKLWDMLDSWRTKETLIMNSDVLVVAFRPDGKELAVAALNGQITFWDHENAVQIGSIEGRHDLQMGRKELDKITAKQAAKGKSFTTLCYSADGQSILAGGLSKFVCIYNVKEQILMKKFEISCNYSLDAMEEYLDRRKMTEFGSMALIDEGGGGEDGVAIPLPGVKRGDMSYRHFKPEIRVTCVRFSPTGRSWAATTTEGLMIYSLDAGLIFDPFELDIDVTPSNIRKTLHQKEYTMAIIMAFKLNEKKLIQEVIEAVPSGEVDVVCSSLPDLYVEKLLEFLASAFESSCHLEFYLIWAHKLLMLHGQKLKTRSVKLLPVIQFLQKSIQRHFEDVSKLCEWNIYNIKYALAISQQRGMKRLAEETSVDEEELDSDSDYLMQEVHKEHLSS, encoded by the exons ATGCGCTTCGCCTACCGG TTCTCCGGCCTGCTGGGCACCGTCTACCGCCGCGGCAACCTCAGCTTCACCCCAGATGGCAACTCCCTCCTCAGCCCCGTCGGCAACAGAGTCTCCCTCTTCGACCTCAAGAA TAACAAGTGTGAGACATTGCCTTTGGCTACACGGCTTAATATTGTGTGCGTGGGGCTCTCTCCAGATGGAAGTCTCGCCATTCTAATTGATGAAG AGGGAGCTGCCTTGCTTGTCAGTTTGATCGGGAAATGTGCGATccatcagttttattttcacaagCCAGTTCACAGTGTCAGCTTTTCCCCTGATGGCAA GAAATTTGTGATTACAAAAGACAACCTTGCTTACCTGTACCATGCTCCTGGGAAGAAACGAGAATTCAATGCATTTGTTCTGGACAAAACATACTATGGTCCATATGATGAAACAACATGTATTGACTGGACTGATGATTCCAA GTGTTTTGCAGTAGGGAGCAAGGACATGTCTACGTGGGTGTTTGGAGCAGAACGATGGGAAAACTTGATCTATTACTCTCTTGGAGGGCATAAAGATATCATAGTAGCCTGCTTTTTTGAAGAGAACAGTCTGGAT TTGTACACAATCAGCCAGGATGCAGCTCTCTGTGTGTGGCAGTGTGACACAGAGCTGGATGGTTTGAAGCCCATGCCCCCTAAAGATGCAGCCAAGGAAGAGAGTGCAGGAGAAAATGATGAAGAGTTGCTTGAAGAGCCAAAGGGTGAAGAAATCCATGGAAAAGACCATCCAGATGAGCAGGAGACTAGAGGAAAGGTTAAATATTCACGTGTTGCCAA GTATTTTTTCAATAAAGAGGGAGATTTTAATAACTTGACATCTGCAGCCTATCACAAGAAAACACACCTTTTAGTCACTGGTTTTGCCTCTGGAGTCTTTCACCTCCACGAGCTTCCAGATTTCAATCTGATCCACTCCTTGAG TATTTCAGACCAAAGGATAGCTTCTATTTCTATCAACTGCACTGGTGACTGGATTGCCTTTGGATGTTCAg GTTTGGGTCAGCTCCTGGTGTGGGAATGGCAGAGCGAGTCCTACGTGCTGAAGCAGCAGGGCCATTTCAACAGCATGGTTTCCGTGGCCTATTCTCCAGATGGACAGTACATAGTGACTGGAGGGGAGGATGGGAAA GTGAAAGTGTGGAACACTTCcagcagcttttgttttgtcACATTTACAGAACATACCAGTGGTGTAACTGCTGTAACTTTTACTTCCACTGGCTATGTCATTTTGAGTGCTTCCCTTGATGGAACAGTGCGTGCCTTTGATCTGCACAG ATACCGCAATTTCCGCACCTTTACGTCTCCACGACCAAGTCAGTTCTCTTGTTTGGCTGTGGATTCCAGTGGGGAGATTGTGTCAGCTGGttcccaggattcctttgaaaTATTCATCTGGTCAATGCAGAGTGGGAGGCTGCTGGAT GTCTTAGCAGGTCATGAAGGTCCCATCAGCAGTTTGTCTTTTAACCCAACAAAGTGTCTTCTTGCCAGTGCCTCTTGGGATAAAACAGTCAAGTTATGGGATATGTTAGACAGCTGGAGAACTAAGGAGACACTAATAATGAACTCAGATG TTCTTGTTGTTGCTTTCCGTCCTGATGGCAAGGAGCTTGCAGTTGCTGCTTTGAATGGACAGATAACATTTTGGGATCATGAAAATGCAGTGCAGATTGGCTCAATTGAGGGAAGGCATGATCTTCAGATGGGGAGGAAGGAGCTTGACAAAATAACCGCCAAGCAGGCAGCCAAGGGCAA GTCTTTTACTACTCTGTGTTACTCAGCAGATGGTCAGTCAATTCTGGCAGGTGGATTGTCAAAATTTGTCTGTATATATAATGTCAAGGAACAGATTCTTATGAAAAAATTTGAAATCTCATGCAACTATTCTTTAGATGCAATGGAG gaGTACTTAGATCGGCGAAAAATGACTGAATTTGGCAGCATGGCTCTGATTGATGAAGGGGGTGGAGGTGAAGATGGTGTTGCCATTCCTCTTCCTGGTGTAAAGAGAG GTGATATGAGTTACCGACACTTTAAACCAGAAATAAGAGTGACCTGTGTGCGATTCTCTCCTACAG GACGAAGCTGGGCAGCCACCACCACGGAGGGTCTTATGATCTATTCACTGGATGCTGGACTAATTTTTGATCCTTTTGAGCTGGATATTGATGTCACACCCAGCAATATACGCAAAACGCTGCATCAGAAGGAATACACCATGGCCATCATCATGGCCTTCAAGCTGAATGAAAAGAAACTAATCCAGGAGGTCATAGAGGCTGTTCCCAGCGGTGAAG TTGATGTTGTCTGCTCATCACTCCCAGACCTGTATGTGGAGAAATTATTGGAGTTCCTGGCCTCTGCATTTGAGAGCTCATGTCACTTAGAGTTCTATCTTATTTGGGCTCACAAGTTGCTCATGCTGCATGGgcagaaactgaaaacaag GTCAGTGAAGCTTCTCCCTGTGATTCAGTTCCTCCAGAAAAGCATCCAGCGTCATTTTGAAGATGTTTCAAAACT ctgTGAATGGAACATCTACAACATCAAATATGCCTTGGCCATTTCACAACAGCGGGGCATGAAACGTCTGGCAGAGGAAACATCAGTAGATGAAGAAGAGTTGGATTCTGACAGTGATTATCTTATGCAAGAAGTTCATAAAGAGCATTTGAGTTCCTAG